In Deltaproteobacteria bacterium, the following are encoded in one genomic region:
- a CDS encoding HipA domain-containing protein: MTDSKKCLKCLLPLETGSTPWYGLHEPCFVSWFGLEKPEEFTGIERRSESGAPKASDKTKGWNTSFFHGKFRKYSAILAGDSYIFKMKQEEAPELPDVEFVCNQIARSTGLPVPDFYHIEFHGERAFVTKNFVKRSTTATLNHIYHYLSETDRYDCATIANVIAQTSRPYDVDIFVRACLFDSLIGNHDRHGRNLAFIATPKGNSLAPIYDNPSALGIETGTILQAEFAPKGKIWTKNSKEPTAKDYVGEFRRLNHEDSVRDFFARVDIDKILGLVWNSACSDLMKSAFSRLLARRYEEMKNAIEQGSKSA, from the coding sequence ATGACCGATTCAAAAAAGTGCCTGAAATGCCTGCTCCCCTTAGAGACCGGCTCTACACCGTGGTATGGGCTTCATGAGCCTTGTTTTGTCTCGTGGTTTGGCCTTGAAAAACCGGAAGAATTTACCGGCATTGAACGCCGGTCGGAAAGTGGCGCTCCGAAGGCCAGTGACAAGACAAAAGGGTGGAACACCAGCTTTTTTCACGGAAAGTTTCGCAAATACTCCGCCATCCTCGCTGGTGACTCGTACATCTTCAAGATGAAACAGGAGGAAGCTCCCGAACTGCCGGACGTCGAGTTTGTGTGTAACCAAATTGCCCGGTCGACAGGGCTTCCGGTTCCCGATTTCTATCATATCGAATTCCATGGGGAGCGGGCCTTCGTCACAAAGAATTTTGTCAAAAGGTCCACCACGGCGACGCTCAACCATATCTATCACTATCTATCGGAGACCGATCGTTACGATTGTGCAACCATTGCCAATGTAATTGCCCAAACGAGTCGGCCCTATGATGTGGATATTTTTGTCAGGGCATGTCTTTTTGATTCCCTTATTGGGAATCACGACCGCCATGGCCGGAATCTGGCATTTATCGCCACCCCCAAGGGAAATTCACTGGCGCCGATTTATGACAATCCTTCGGCCCTTGGGATCGAAACGGGAACAATTTTGCAGGCGGAATTCGCGCCAAAAGGGAAAATATGGACAAAAAATTCAAAGGAACCGACGGCAAAAGACTACGTAGGGGAATTTCGGCGTTTGAATCATGAAGATTCAGTGCGGGATTTTTTCGCCAGGGTGGACATCGATAAAATACTTGGTTTGGTCTGGAACAGCGCTTGCTCGGATTTAATGAAGAGCGCCTTCAGTCGGCTTCTGGCCCGAAGATACGAGGAGATGAAAAATGCAATTGAACAAGGATCCAAATCAGCTTGA